A window from Bos mutus isolate GX-2022 chromosome 1, NWIPB_WYAK_1.1, whole genome shotgun sequence encodes these proteins:
- the LOC102265377 gene encoding histone-lysine N-methyltransferase SETMAR, with product MCRKPGGLWVGAPGDHVAGIRQSAQDGTLRLGFKQTTVWRERPEGRAACGALPPRLGLGARRDRGRVGAPRAGAGRSGRVTAGLTYSGCGPRSGGPRSQWAGARARGGPAGGEGEPAAGGRGGRRGRAPNPVPSGSPTTPAAGPSSSGGGRSGSGQATQLREGCRRAAALRHPALARPVATMPKRKVISAEGSVKEETMEMMLEKKQIRAIFLFEFKMGRKAAETTRNINNAFGPGTAKERTVQWWFKKFRKGDESLEDDERSARPSEVDNDQLREIIDADPLKTTRKIAEELKVNHSTVVRHLKQIGKVKKLNKWVPHELTEIQKNRRFEVSSSLILRNKNEPFLDRIVTCHEKWILSDNRRQPAQRLDRGKTLNLYQKKIMVTVWWSAAGLIHYSFLNPGETITSEKYAQQINEMHQKLQHLQPALVNRKGPVLLHDNARPHVAQPALQKFNELGYEVLPHPPHSPDLLPTHYHFFKHLDNFLQGKRFHNQQDAENAFQEFVESRSTGFYATGINELTSRWQKCVDCNGSYFD from the exons CCCGGAGGGTTGTGGGTGGGCGCACCCGGAGACCACGTGGCCGGCATCCGCCAATCAGCGCAAGACGGCACACTGCGGCTCGGCTTCAAACAAACTACCGTCTGGCGAGAGCGGCCTGAGGGGAGAGCGGCCTGTGGGGCCCTGCCCCCTCGCCTGGGTCTGGGGGCCCGGCGAGACCGCGGGCGGGTGGGGGCGCCGAGAGCGGGGGCGGGGCGCAGTGGTCGAGTGACGGCCGGTCTCACCTACTCGGGGTGCGGGCCGCGGAGCGGTGGACCCCGCAGCCAATGGGCGGGGGCGAGGGCGAGGGGCGGCCCGGCCGGCGGGGAGGGGGAGCCCGCGGCCGGGGGAcgcggggggaggagggggcgggctCCCAATCCGGTTCCATCCGGTTCTCCCACCACCCCCGCCGCGGGTCCCAGCAGCTCGGGCGGCGGGAGGAGCGGCAGCGGTCAGGCTACTCAGCTTCGCGAAGGCTGTCGGCGCGCCGCGGCCCTCAGGCACCCGGCTCTCGCCCGCCCCGTAGCCACGATGCCCAAGAGGAAG GTCATCTCCGCGGAGGGGTCAGTAAAGGAAGAG actatggaaatgatgttagagaaaaagcaaattcgagcgattttcttattcgagttcaaaatgggtcgtaaagcagcagagacaactcgcaacatcaacaacgcatttggcccaggaactgctaaggaacgtacagtgcagtggtggtttaaGAAGTTtcgcaaaggagatgagagccttgaagatgacgAGCGTAGTGCacggccatcagaagttgacaacgacCAATTAAGAGAAATCATTGATGCCGATCCTCTTAAAACTACACGAAAAATTGCCGAAGAACTCAAGGTCAACCATTCTACAGTCGttcggcatttgaagcaaattggaaaggtaaaaaagctcaataagtgggtgcctcatgagctgactgaaattcaaaaaaatcgtcgttttgaagtgtcatcttctcttattctacgcAACAAAAATGAACCATTTCTCGATCGGATTGTGACATGCcacgaaaagtggattttatcTGATAACCGGCGACAACCAGCTCAGAGGTTGGATCGAGGGAAAACTCTGAACTTGTACCAAAAAAagatcatggtcactgtttggtggtctgctgccggTCTTatccactatagctttctgaatcctggtgaaaccattacatctgagaagtatgctcaacaaatcaatgagatgcaccaaaaactacAACACCtacagccagcattggtcaacagaaagggcccagttcttctccacgACAATGCCCGACCACATGTCGCACAACCAGCCCTTCAGAAGTTTAATGAATtgggctacgaagttttgcctcatccgccaCATTCACCTGACCTATTACCAACccactaccacttcttcaagcatctcgacaactttCTGCAGGGTaaacgcttccacaaccagcaggatgcagaaaatgctttccaagagtttgtcgaATCCCGAAGCACGGGTTTTTACGCTACAGGAATAAATGAACTTACTTctcgttggcaaaaatgtgttgattgtaatggttcctattttgactaa